The Musa acuminata AAA Group cultivar baxijiao chromosome BXJ2-5, Cavendish_Baxijiao_AAA, whole genome shotgun sequence genomic interval CTACAAGGTGAGCTTTTAAAATGCTTGCCAACCTTGGAATGTCCGCGTAATTTTTTGTCTTCTGGCAGAACTTGTGGCTCATAAATATTAAATGAGGAGTTGAGATCCCAAACCTTTGGATATCCGAATATGCGCTTGAGCTAGGATCTAAGATGCATCCTTGGATCAACTCTTAGCTCTCAAGATCTGAGTATACGAAGTTGCTCATAGCCTAattagtttcattgaatcaaactctttttcttttgtttctcttCTGCAGATTGCTTAGTATAACAGAGTATGTCTAATTTTCTTAAATTCTGGAGTAGAATATCCTGGCATCATAACCTTTGAGCTCACTAGAAGTTGTTCTTCAAGTCCCTCCAATATTTTCTAGCTAATTTGTACTGGAATCTCTCCAAGTTTTCAGAAACCATTTTACTGGGCATGATCTCGGTTAATGTCTCCATCAAATTTGCTACCGTTATTCTGAAGTAGACAGGTTTTCCCAAGAAAATTATGAGTTCATAGTAGAGATCCTTTTCGGTGTTGTTCATCTTGGTTGCTAAATCTTCGAATGATGAGTGCTCCAAAAACTGGAAGTAGCATTGTGTCCACTGCGATTCAGAGGGTGGTGGTGATCCAGGATGCATCGAAAGAGATCAGTTCCAGCGCGATCAAATGGGCCATTGATGGCCTTTCCCTTCAACCTGGTGATGAACTCACACTCTTTGGAGTTCTTCACCAGTTTAATACCCCCAGTACGTTGTCTTTCCTGAGAGCTAGGAAATTAAGTAAGAACACACAAGCACTTGTCTTTAGAAAAGAAAACCAAAGAAACAGTGGTAAACCGAAAAATCTATCAACTGAGCTTTTTCAATACATGAATTGGTCTACCTCTCATTAGCTTTAAAGTTTCTTTTGGTTTCAGTGGGATACAAAAGCAGTGTAGACTCAAACTCCATGTTGGCAGCAAACAGTGATATCATCAGACAGGAAGTTGCAAGGAGGGAGGAAGAGTATCGGAACAGTGCAGAGAACTTGAATATTAGCCAGCTCTATGAATCAAAGAAGGTACATCACCATGGTAAAATTAAATGTTTACATCAATGTGTTCATGATTAGATGCTATCTGAAGTCTTTAAGAAGTAATTCTGACATGAGGATCAACTGTTGTGCAACATTCGTGATTCAAGATTCAGTTGCGACAATCCACAAGCAGTCAAATTTGAGAAGAAAAGGTTGCTAACAATCAATTGTTTTGTTGTGGGGATGTCAGATTGGGTTTAGCATAAGTGTGGTTGCAGAATCTTCACCAAAAGAAGCTGCTCTTAAAGCTGCCAATAGGCTGAAGGCAACATGGATAATCCTTGACAGGTTAGACAAAATGATACATTTCTTCTTGGTATGAAAAGTGATAACTAAGTCTATTTATGTAAGCTTTAGTTCATTACATTTCAGAAGTGGGCATTGATGCaccaaaagaaaagggaaaagaaacatAATAATGGACTCATGCACTAAAGGTAAAAGGCTGTATTAGCATTGACAATTGCAAGCATAGTCTTCTTGCTGAAACCCAAAGAAGCTCCCACAAACAAAAATTATTCTACTTTACCAAATACTCTCGAGATCAGTGACTTTTCCCACACGTAGTAGTCTTAAAGATCAACAAAAAAACCTTTTATGGATTTATTCATTAGAATGCTATTGGTTTTACATTTGCAGTTTGAAAACTTGACTCTTTTTTTTGGCAACAGGCAGATGAAAAAAGACAAGAACTATTTCATGGAAAGGCTATCTTGTGGCATATATAGGATGAAACGCAACAGTTGCGTCGAACTCTTAAGGGAGCCGAAAGTAAACCAAAGAAATGATGAATTTTCAAATGAAAATGTAAGCAAGATCATAAGGTACAATGAGATGATAACAGGGACAGAGATAGAGCCACTAGCCTCTAATATTGTACTTGAATttactgatgatgatgatgattatgatgatgatgatcttttCAGTGTGGACATATCGCCAGGAGGTAAGCCACCCTTTTCTTTGATATGTTGATGCACCTGCTCCTATATACAGAATAATCTTCTTAGGGATACAGAATAAATTAAAAAGTTTTAGTATCAAAACATGCTTCAGGTTGATAACAGATTCCAGCCTAGAATTTGTAGAGAATTTTGAGTTGCCAAGAATAACAGAACTTAAGATTTCCGATAAGAAATGACCAACATGCTAATCGACAAGTGACTGCAAGCCATTAGACAAGAAACAAGTTGGTCATTCATTTCTAAACAATAGGTCTGCACATTGGCACATTTCTTCCGAAGTTATTGTTAGATGTAGTTTAAATGTATTCTGACACCAGTAGTCCTTTGGCACACATTACTTTTAACACTTGAGAGCACTCGGTTTCTTCTGCAGCTGCCAAACTCATATGCCTTGTGATATGATCAATTCTAGCATTAGagatatgatcaattctatgatcATGACTTGATCATGTTCATATGCCTTGTGATATAAGTAGATTGGATCAAGAGAAGAATGCTCGTCTCCAAATCATTTTAGGTTGCCACCAGATGCCAAAGGCAATAAATCTCCACTTTTATATAGTAAGGCTAAGCATGTTAAATGCAGAGAAACAATTAAGGTTGTGCATTTGTATATACGTATCTTCACATGCTTTGTGTAAGATCCAGCTTGATACTAAAATATCAAAGAGATAATTACTTGGCTAATATCAACTGGAATTTCTCAGGTTTCAGGAATTATGTGGCACAGCATTCTTCAAttcatcttcaagaagaagataatTACATGAGCATTCAAATAGCAGAAGAGGATAAAGGGTCATTGGGTTTCAAGATGCAGATCACACAAAATGATAATGATGACATCAAAAAACAAGAAACAGAGAATAATAATATTGCTGAGGAGACACTAATATATGGATCAGAATATCCCATATGTAAACAATGCGGCAACCGAAGACAAAAAAATGTTTCAGTAAGGGAGTTTACTTATGCTGAGCTCTACACAGCAACAAATGGATTTTCTAAGAAACATTTCCTATCTAAGGGAGGATTTGGATCTGTCTATGGAGGAACGCTTACAGACGGCCAATGTATTGCTGTCAAGCAATATAAACATGTGAGTTCACAAGGAGAAACGGAATTCAGGTCAGAGGTTCATGTTCTTGGCACACTTCAGCACAAAAATGTGGTCATGCTACTGGGTTCATGCTCCGAAGGAAATCACAGGCTTCTTGTTTATGAATATGTCTGCAATGGTTCCTTGAATCAACATTTATCAAGTAAGATATGGTTTACAATATTTGTCTCTCTTCTTTTATCTGACAACCGCATAGTTTCAGTAAGAACCTTTCTGTGATCCTTTCACAATGATAACATCCCAAACTAAGTGGAAAGAAAACTACAAATCTGTACTACTTATTTGAACAACTTTGCATGTGTGACTTAGATGTTTAAAGTTTATGCTCACGAATTTTAGAGTCCAGTAATCTTCAACTTCAAGACCCTTATTATACTATGTACCAACTATTCCCTACAAATCTATTTGGAGATCTGATCTCTTGAGTAATCCAAATTACCGATGTCAGAGAGCTTCATTCCATTGTGGATTAAGTTGACTGCAGTACATGTGAATACAATTATAGCAGTTTCAATACAATTATATTTGTTTCAGATCAAAAATACATGATAGAATTAGTCGCTCATTTGCCCCATTTAAACCTTAGAGTTGTGATAAATTAATCCATTTTTGCCATCATTGTTTTTAAGAATCATCACATGCAtataaagaacaagaaaacaaatgaGCCTAGTTCCATGAAGGTCTTCCTAGACTAGATGATTTCCAGGAAATCCTGTAACTACAGCAtaaaagggaaagaaagaaagaaactagaCAATAACTCACCCCTGTTCACTTGACTTTGGTGATTCCACAAGATCATAGCATTAACCTGTACAAACACATTTTTTCCTGCAGAAAGCAGCCCATATATTTTGAGTTGGGAACACAGGATGAAGATATTGCTGGGAACGGCAGCAGGTTTGAATTATCTGCACCAGAACAACATAATCCACAGGGACATGAGCCCCAACAATATCCTTCTAACCCATGAATATGAACCTATGGTACTGAATTTCAACTGTAAATCCTCAGAGAACTTGTAATAGTGAATTGATAACTTACATAATTTGAATCTCTATTTCTGCTGGATGCATCAGCTGGGAGATTTTGGGCTTTCAAGAAAACAACCAGATCAGTCTTGTTCTTTGTCGGAAAGCAATGTAGTTGGCACATTTGGATACTTGGCACCAGAGTACACAGAACGGGGCAGAGTCTCAACTAAAACCGATGTTTATTCTTTCGGAGTAATCTTACTCGAGGTGATCACCGGTCGGACTACCATCAATAAGAATTTGGAAGATAAAAGCCTTGTAGGATGGGTATGTCTAATATTGTATCTATCTCTTACCTTCTTGTATCTTCTTCTCTAACGATTATGTTTCTTTCTCTACAGGCAAGACCACTTTTGAGAGAAAGGAAATACCCAGAACTGATTGATGAACGAATTCTCGATTGTCATGACCTGCACCAACTGTTTTGGATGATTACTGTAGCTGAGCAATGTCTAAGAAAGGACCCTGATAAGAGGCCAACCATGGAAAAGGTAATAAAGAAAGGCTCTATATTGATATCCACATAAATCTACTTGTTGTGGTTCCATAAATTTTAGTGTCAGTAATATGTATATTTGCTCCATTACCATACAAATATGATGACCGAATAATATCTTTGTAGTGGAAAACCTTGATTGAAACTTCCCCAGTTCTATGTACAATACACAAATAAGCTGAGTTGCAAGAGCAGCATCCTATATTCTCATGGTCAAAGTACAGTACGAATTAAGCATCTGTATTTTTACATAGCCTAAACATGGTGAGAATTATATTGTTGACAGTCTCATGTCTGCCTTTAAAATCttaattatgtagcaatatatcaCAGTGCAAAATATCCTCCATCCCAAATCACTATGAACATTTAGCTGAAAAAAGTAGTCCGATTCAGTTATCTAATGCTTGGAAATGTATATAGCAAATGCTGACAGACATATGCAATAGCTAAGAAGAACATGGGTCTCATCAATTGAATAGTTTATATTGCAGAAATCAGGTCACAGCCAACAATATGGGCTACTTCATGTACAGAATAAGTTATTAGAAATCAGTCGATCTATGGCAAGAGTCCAGAGTTAGAAGCAAATTGAGATGAGTATAGTCAAGGAAAGATGAAGAATTCAGATTGAGCAACAAAActtttttaagaagaaaaatcCTGATATATTTTACAGAATTTTAGCTTTCAATTAAATTGATTTTTGAGTTAATTTCTTGATTCACTTATTTAAGGTGGAATACATCCTAAAATGCACGATCGATGGGAAAACAGTTGGTAGCATTGATGATTTCTCCCCACCACACTCTTCAATTAGCAGCTTGCCAATGTCAAATGATTCACAAGGTGAGCAAGAAACACAGGAGCAGGAAACCCCAAGATCAGATATACTTTCCAACAACAGGTCTCAAACAAGTGAATCTCTATCAATAGCATCATCAATGGCACAGAGTTCCACATTGCAAAGTACATCCATGAGttctgaaagttctttttcgaatAAATTAAAAAGTATTTTGAATTTAAGGGCAAAATCTTCAAGTCATAAAATATTGTATGATGAAATGCTCAATTAGTTTCGTGCATACAACCAATGTAGGCATGTCTGTAATTCTCTATTGGTAGTAAAAACTTCTAATTACATGTATTTAATCCCTTTATTGGTAAGATGCagataaaaatatcatcattctTAACATTTTTTTCTGCTTATGCAAAAAAAACAAGAATGATCAAAAGGCTCTGATGTTTTTGCAGAGtagatcatttttttttcttaactagAAATTTAACTAGATGAACTCAGTTCAGATCACATAGACCTTAAAGTAGATCTTTTCTGCTGATTTTAGAATATCAGCCAGTGATTGTCATTATTCTTAGGCAATTTTTAAATAATGTTTTGAATCCTATTGTGAGTAGATGAAAATATTTAGACTCTTTATGATAAGACCATGTGACTTCTAAATGTTCAGTTTAGGAAGTACTAACCTGCATGGTTGTAATTGTCTTCAAGTCCTAAATGAAGCAGGAAAGTTCTTAATGAGTCCTTTCAGAGGGAGACCCTTTGGGAGAGGAAAGGTGGGGATTCTGCATGAAGACATGAACAGAAATAAAGTTAGGCCATCTGACCTCATTTATCCTCATTTCTCTATTGTCTATTTATGCATTTATTTTTCACATTTCATTGTAAATTAACTCAGCAAAATTCAACTAGATATTTATCCTACTGGAGCAGCCCATGACAAAATTataagttataaaaataaaattgcatatatatatatatatatatatatatatatataatacttccAATCTTGGAAATGAATTCCAATTGCTAGTGACCATTTTCTTTCCTGCCTTATAATGCAATTAAGCTTGAGGTTTGAACAACTAATCCATCTTGTTATTCCAATTATGATTTAGTCAAGAAGCCTCTGGTGTTCCCCACCAACCCTAGTTGACCAAAGTCATGGTGTCTTGGTTGATACAATTCATTCCTTGCATGACTAATCttctttttcacaaaaaaaaagaaaaatctaataaaaaaagATCATCCAGGAGGAAACCAGAAGGCAATTGATTATGCTCAAGTCATCTTCAATACCAACAATCAAAAGGAGAAGATCACATAAGACTGCTTAGAGATCAGCAGGTTGGCCAAGTGGGTGACCAGACCTAAAAAGACAGGTTGAAGGAATGTTTGACTGACAGAATTATCGGAATTAGTATGATTTACCCATCAGTTACAGCATACTTGCTTAGTTAATGACTTAAACCCATAACAATTAGTTCAGGTTACTTTATCATACTACCTgccataattaattaaattattaataatatgatTTGCCCAAAACTAAACCTAATTGCCCTCTAGACTGCATGAACTCAAAAGAAGTTGCTCTTTGCAAATTATTACTTTTGAGTTGCCTCCTTCCATTTGATCAGCAACATAATTTGGACTCACAAGTAAATGAAAGAAATAAGAAAGTTCAAAACAAAATATCATTAGATAAAAGAAGCAGTTGAGAAAGCTCCACAAGAtgttcatgattagagacatggacTCATCTGGGTTTAATTGCATCCCAAATACCTACTGATTTAATCATCTAAAAGCAATTGCCACTAACCATCTCCATTAAAAATGGAAAAATAAATTCAAAAGCAAAAACAAAGTAGCAGAAAACAATGgcaaataagaaagaaaagagaaagatttaCCAAATACTACACAATGGTGGTTCTTATTTTCAAATCACAACCATCAAGCTGATAATTAATGTTTCTCTCTTTCTTTAACATATCACTAAAAGAAACCATGCATGAGGCTTCTAGACTACCTTACTTTATCAATATTTATGAGCTTATGGGTTGAAAATAAATCCAATTCTTTAAACCAACTTGACTCATGCTCTTGTCAAACAGTATTAATTGAGACCCAAATTCCTGTGGATGTAATCAAGATTCTCTCAGAACATTTTATAATCACGATTTTAGCTAGGGTCCTCCAAAAGTTATCAAACAAACTACCTCTTAGTGTCTTAAAGTTGAAGCTTCAAGCATaaacaattcatatatatcttaTACAAACATCAAATCAAAATCCTTTGCCAGATAATGGAAGTACTGAAAGAATTGTTTTCAATGACATAGGTCATGCACTGACCCTCCCCAAGCTTTACAAGTCAACACTTACTGACTAACCTCACATGACCTGTCGTCAAAGGGGACAAGAGCTACCTACACCCCAAAGTCAGCTAGTACTGCCCTTTATCTGTCACCAAACCCTTGGATGAGGATGCCCACAGGATGACAGGAAGGTTTCCATGCCATTAAACCTCTTGCTATTCCTACCTGAGCAGTGTCCTTGGATCAGAATAATGTTGATATTGATGTCAGTATCTGATATTTAAATCAATGTCAGATGGTTTTTAAGGGTGCAACATGATGAACAACTCAAGGAAAGAAGCTTAAACCAAGATGGTGGTTGGGTTGGGCAAGTCAAAGTGAAAGATTCGCACATGATCAGTATTCCATATTCTTAGTCATGGCTTACTGGATTGTGAAGTCACAGTCTCCAGGGGAGGAAATAGGTGACAGAGTGAGTGAGAAGCTGGTGTTAGAGATGGAGCTGGTTATTACTCAGCTTTCAAAGAATTGTCAATGGAAGGTTTCAGTGGATCACTGCCTTGTGTGCTCTCCAACCCATGGTTGTCCATTCTTGAGGTAAGCAGGGCATGAGAAAGAATACAGTAATATTGTCAATTGTAGTAATGATCTACTGCATCTGTTCAAGAACTTCAggcaatcaaaattttttttttatggcatATGCAATTAAAATTATCACCACAATTGTGTATAATAACGTAACAAAAAGATTTTAATTAGATCACACTATAAATAATaatctcataaataaataaataaataaataagcaaactaaattttcaaattttatatttcaaGACTGAAAATTTTGAGATTTACTTCAACGAATGTGATGAGAACGCCAATGAAGTCAAGTCACCCCCGAAAATTTCAGAGATGCTGGTTCGGGCGCCACGTCACCTCTAATATCTTTTCCGTGAGAAGAAGGCGAAGCGTCGACTGAGTCGGGCATCCACGTCACAAGCCGTGCCACCCCTGAAAATTTCACGGGCGAACCACCCTTGCACAGTTGCGTTTTTTGTGATGCGAGAAAAGGAGGTGTGATGGCGGGAGGGTGGAAGCAGCAGATAATAGCCATCGAGTGGGCATCGAACGGCTGCGATTGGACCTAAAACGTACCAAAAATTGGACGGTGTCTGGCCCTTCTCACTTTGCACGTGTCGCTTTCCGGATGTAGCGGATGGTTCTCTCCACGTCACTGCTGGCGCACTTAGTTCTCCCCTCCCTTCCTACCGATAACACCATCCGCCTTTACCATAATTCCAAAGAACACCCTCCTTTTCTACCGATAACTCCATGGTTGGTATGTAAATAACAAAACTTTGGGGGGCTATTATTCTTTTCCGACGACAAAAAGCTCGATAAGAGGACTGACGTGTCACCGCGGCAGCAACGGAGAGCAAGACTGTGACCGTGGGTCGCACTGACAACGCGGCTTCACGGTCACTCGGACTAATTTATTTGAACTCCTCGGGCGCAGACCGCATCTAGAAGCGTGACGTGGCGGACCAACGCGCTTTCTCCTTCCCACCGCCTTGTTAAGACCCCTCGACGGCCCATCTCCTCTCCCAGCTCGCTCGCTTCCCAGCTCCAATTCTGATCGATCGCGTTCTTCATCCTCGAATGCTATGAGAAGCATGGAAGAGATCTTCTCGGCGTTGGATGCGACGATGTACCGCCCGGAGTCGGCGTGGATCAGCGAGGCCTCCGCCCGCGAGAACGCGGCCCTCACCCGGGCCCTCCAGATCTCCCTCTccgacaccaccaccaccacctcctcctccgcctccgccgacactctctcctcccctctcctcctcctcaaccAACAGTTCATtcccccctcttcctcctcctcctccgccgccgccgccgccgcagacGCAATCCTCCACCGGCGGGGCGCCCTCGGCCCCGCCCCCGCGGGGCGGGTCTCGAAGCGGAAGTCGCGCGCATCGAAGCGGTCTACCACCACGTACATCGACGCCGACCCCGCCAACTTCCGGGAGTTGGTGCAGCGGGTGACGGGGGCCCGGCTCGAAGGTGATCCGGCCGTGCCGCAACTGATGAGACCCGAACTGGTGCGGCCGGCGGTGGGCACCCGAGCGGATCCGCAGCAGATCTGCCTGCCCACACTCGACACGTCGGCGTTTTTACTGGACACTGGCGCGGTTGCGGTCGCAGTACCGAGCAACGACAGCCCGTTCGGCCCGCCGCCGGTTTTTGACTTCGACCCGCTTCTCCCGGTCTTCCCGACCCTCGAGTCGTGGGCCATGTAGCAGAGATGTTCTTGAAGGCGTCCGATATGAATCGGACGGTGTTGATCGGTCGTGCAACGCTTTGGGGTGGATGTAGTGGAGGCTTTTGTCTTTTCCTCCTTTCTTTTTaacttttttgtattttatattaaTTGTGGTAAGTGTAGTGGTGTTAGTTATATTTATGAGAATATaagtatataatattatatacgaTGAATGTTCTTTTAtagttaatatatattttaattgactTACCATTAATCTCAAAATATTAAATAACGAGAAAAGCCAATTGAaatcagaaataaaaaaaaaacatgtatataaatacaataaaaaaaaaattataaaaaggatCACATAACATTCACTGCAAAACCATTGCGAACTGTGTGGCCCCCATCCGACCATGTGATCGACCCATATCCATAACCCCGGCTTGCATCGTACGCATCAAAAGATACCTCATAAGAGGCCTTCATCCATCTCTTGGTGAAAGCCAGCCTCTCAGGTGAGACTTTGACCACGATGCCACTTGGAGCGTCCACAGCAGCAGTGTAGGTTGAATTTGCCGGTCCAACATTGGTCACTGTCCTGCTCACCTTCACCACTGTCTGCTTGCCTTCAAGCTTGGCAATGGAGATGGAGGGGTAATTGATGTTGGATATGAGGTCTTGTGTGGGGTCAGGTGGGCAGCTAAAGTTGGTGCCAGCGATGACGGACCTGATGACTTGCTCCTTGTACCCATAGTAGCAGAGAAATCTCAGGTAGTCTTCTGTGGTGGTCTCAAACACCAGTCCTGGACTCAGAGCTCTAAGTGGGCTTATTTCCCCTGCCCCCATGTCATGGAAGCTTGCATTGGCTCCTGAGTTGCTTGTGAGGGGCTTCCCGAGGTTGTTGGTAATGGTAGCTGCACAACAATGAACCATGTAAACTCATGCAGCAGCTACTTGCTTGTTATTGGCAATGGTAGCTGCAGAACGGTTGATTGTTCCTGGAGGACTTTGAAGATCACTTTTTATGCCATTGCCAATAAGATGTTTGTCAATTTTCGTATGAAAAAAGGAATTCCTTGCATGAAACAGCTTACCTGTTGTCATGAGTGCTGATCTTATCATTGAAGGAGACCATCTTGGATGAGATGATTTGATGAATGCAGCTGCACCAGCCACATGAGGGCAAGCCATTGAGGTGCCTGACTTGATGGCAAAGCTTGATGGTTTCTTTCCTACTGGAACATCTCCAATGTCAGATGAAGGAATTGATGCTGCAACAATGCTGACCCCTGGAGCCA includes:
- the LOC103984209 gene encoding calmodulin-binding protein 25, whose protein sequence is MRSMEEIFSALDATMYRPESAWISEASARENAALTRALQISLSDTTTTTSSSASADTLSSPLLLLNQQFIPPSSSSSSAAAAAADAILHRRGALGPAPAGRVSKRKSRASKRSTTTYIDADPANFRELVQRVTGARLEGDPAVPQLMRPELVRPAVGTRADPQQICLPTLDTSAFLLDTGAVAVAVPSNDSPFGPPPVFDFDPLLPVFPTLESWAM